The following nucleotide sequence is from Alkalihalobacillus sp. LMS39.
AGTGAATGATCTTTCTACACCGTTAGAATCAAAAATTCATGTAACAGTGGATTCTATTGATTATGACCACGACTATACCGTGCGTTTTCGATTTGATACAAATTCATTGAAAACTATTAGTCTAGCAGAATCAAATGGAAATACCGATAACAACACTTCTGGTAATAATTCTGCTAACGAGAATTCATCGAACAAAAACAATGAATCATCAAACACAAACAACAGTGGACAACAAGTTGCGAACCCACAAACAGGAGAAGAAACGATTTGGATTTATGTCGTATTACTTGTTAGTTCAGTCGTCTTCTTTTCAGTGAGAAAATTGAAAAAAGGAGAAATGGCAGAGTGAAAATGAAGTATAAAAAAGCGTTATCGAGTCTATTAATCTTTTTCATCGTCTTTGCAACACTTGCTCCTTCAACTGTAGGTGCATCATCTGAGACATTGGCAGATGGGGAATACACAGTAGGATTTACGGTTTTGAAAGATAAAACAGATGATAAATCCATGATGGATAGTTACACTGAAAAACCAGCAACTCTTTTTGTTGAAGAAGGTCACTATTTTATTCATCTGACATTAAAAAATAGTGATTGGATTAAAGAGTTTAAAACAGATCGAAATGGTCAATTTGTCGATGCTGAAGTTGTAAGTGTAGATGAAGCAGCGGATAAGCGTGTTGTTCGGTTTAAAATACCAAACCTCAGCGATAAGCTAGATGCCTTCACACATGTTGTTATACCTTTTTTAAATTATGACAGTAAATACACAGTTCAAATAAAGTTTGACCCAGCGTCATTAACAGAAATTAATGTACCAACACCACAAGAGCCAGAACAACCAGATCCAACACCTGAGGAGCCGGAGCAACCAACTGAACCAGAGCCAACACCTGAGGAACCAGAACAACCGAGTGAACCAGAACAACCAGATCCAACACCACAAGAGCCAGAACAACCAACTGAACCAGAGCATCCTCAAAATCCAATTGAATTAGAAGATGGTTTATATTCTTTAGGGTTTAAAGCGATACATTCAGAAACAGATGCGATTTCTGCAACCGACCGATATTTTACAAAACCAGCTACGTTAAATGTTGAAAAAGGGAAACACATCGTTTCATTTGAAATTAACGATAGTTCAACGATTACAGCACTACAAGTCGAACACCAAGGTGAATTTAAAGATGCTCAAGTTGTGAGCCGAAATGAAGAAAAAAATACACGAGTCGTTCAGTTTGAAGTCGATGATGTAACGGAAAAAGCTAGAGGAAAAGTTTCAATGGTTGTCGGAAGCTATAGTGCAACACGTGATTTCCGTTTTGAATTTTATCCGGAAGATGCTGAAAAACTTCCTAATCCACAACCAGAACAACCAAGCGAACCGGAGCCACAGCCGCAAAAACCAGAAGTAGAATTAGAGGATGGCTACTATTCATTAGATTTTAACGCAATTCATGCAGAAACAGATGCAATATCTGGAACAGATAGTTACTTTACAAAGCCTGCTACTGTGAGAGTAGAAAACGGGAAACACATTGTTTCATTTGAAATTAACCGTAGTGCAACGATTACAGCT
It contains:
- the isdC gene encoding heme uptake protein IsdC codes for the protein MKKSLMIALLVVSFVCIQMFAPLAYAADLADGTYTINYTVLKAENDSVSMANDYWEKPAKIFVENGQMTIQMKINHSDWVTEFKVKSGSGFANTSVISEDAAANTRVVQFKVNDLSTPLESKIHVTVDSIDYDHDYTVRFRFDTNSLKTISLAESNGNTDNNTSGNNSANENSSNKNNESSNTNNSGQQVANPQTGEETIWIYVVLLVSSVVFFSVRKLKKGEMAE